The Pseudobacteroides sp. genome includes a window with the following:
- a CDS encoding protein arginine kinase, producing MFGSEAKNIPESDIVMTSRVRMARNINEYPFPVRMDFDQSIFIINKIKEIVFNNKSDLAKDFLYFELQKLNNIEKLVLVEKHLISKELMDNRKLSAAIISKDEKISIMINEEDHLRIQTMLPGMQLDEALNLCNKTDDIISEKVEYAYDEKIGYLTSCPTNIGTGIRASVMLHLPAITMSGYLKGILEACGKIGVTVRGLYGENTEALGNMFQVSNQVTLGQSEEEIVYNIKNITKQIINQERALRDDLYKQNTFMFEDKIFRSLGILKNARVLTSEESHKLLSDVRLGIDMGIIKDVDTKTINELMGVIQPGSLQVLLPNSSGQMERDVGRAEIIRKKLNKTKE from the coding sequence ATGTTCGGAAGTGAAGCTAAAAATATACCTGAGTCTGATATTGTAATGACCAGTAGAGTGAGGATGGCCAGAAATATTAATGAATACCCTTTTCCGGTCAGAATGGACTTTGATCAAAGCATCTTTATTATAAATAAGATTAAAGAAATAGTGTTTAATAATAAAAGCGATTTGGCAAAAGATTTTCTGTATTTTGAGCTCCAGAAATTAAACAATATAGAAAAACTTGTTTTGGTGGAGAAACATCTAATCAGCAAGGAATTGATGGACAATAGAAAATTAAGTGCTGCGATTATAAGCAAGGATGAGAAAATCAGCATTATGATAAATGAAGAGGATCATTTAAGGATACAAACGATGTTACCGGGTATGCAGCTTGATGAGGCTCTGAATTTATGCAACAAAACCGATGATATAATAAGTGAAAAGGTTGAGTATGCATATGATGAAAAGATTGGGTACCTTACAAGCTGTCCGACCAATATAGGTACAGGGATAAGAGCGTCTGTGATGCTGCATCTTCCGGCAATAACAATGTCAGGCTACTTGAAAGGCATATTGGAAGCCTGCGGCAAGATTGGCGTTACAGTCAGGGGATTGTACGGAGAGAACACAGAGGCTTTGGGAAATATGTTCCAGGTTTCAAACCAGGTTACATTAGGCCAGTCGGAAGAAGAAATAGTTTATAACATTAAAAATATAACAAAGCAGATAATTAATCAGGAAAGAGCATTGAGGGATGACCTTTATAAGCAGAATACATTTATGTTTGAGGACAAAATTTTTAGGTCCCTTGGTATCCTAAAGAATGCTAGGGTGTTGACATCCGAAGAAAGCCATAAGCTTTTATCCGATGTTAGACTTGGAATAGATATGGGAATTATTAAGGACGTAGACACTAAGACAATAAATGAGCTCATGGGAGTTATACAGCCAGGGAGTTTGCAGGTATTATTGCCCAATTCATCGGGCCAGATGGAAAGAGATGTTGGAAGAGCTGAAATTATCCGCAAAAAATTAAACAAGACAAAGGAGTGA